The Flavobacterium galactosidilyticum nucleotide sequence TTGCCGATAGTAAATTTCATGATGGAGATGAGACGGTTGGGCCAAAAATGGCACGCGAATTTTTAGAATCACAGGAGGTAGATGAAGCAACAATAGCACATGTTATTAATATTATTGAAAACATCTCATTTAAAGGCGGAAATTTCGAAAAGTCATTCTCTTCTAAAGAGTTGGATATCGTTCAAGACGCAGATCGTTTAGATGCGATTGGCGCCATAGGAATCGCTAGGATGTTTAATTATGGAGGTTTTAAAAATAGAGTAATCTATGATCCTAAAATCGCTCCTAAAAATAAGATGACTAAGGAAGAGTACAAAAAGAATAATTCGCCTACAATTAATCATTTCTATGAGAAATTATTCCTGTTGAAAGATAAAATGAATACTGAAACGGGTAAAGAAATCGCAAAGGAACGTCACCGTTATATGGAAGGATTCCTATCTCAGTTTTATGCGGAGTGGGAAGGGGAGAAGTAGGATTTTAGATCGAGGATTAACGATTTTAGATTTCAGATTTTTTTGGATTTCAGATTTTTAAATCAAAAATCAGCAATCGTTAATCAAAAATCGAAATCCCTTTTTCCTTCATTTCTAGTATAACATCGGAGGCATTTTTAAAAGTAGGTGCTTGTTCCACAATAGTTCCTACTCTTTTTTTATTCAATTTAAAAGTAATATCTTTTTCAGTTGTAAATAGCAAAGCAGTTAAAAATGGATTATTCATATAAGGAGCTAGTAGCATAAAGGCTTCGTCTAGCGTATGTGTCGATTCTATTTCTTCTGTTTTGTATTTTGCGGTAAGCGAAAGTGCAAATACATCATTCTCTAATAAAACAGGGCGAACATAAATGTTTTTCAAATCAGTGTCACCAATTGTTTTTGCTAGAGTTAATTTAGCGTAAGTCTTATTCTCAATGCTTTCTTTTACTTTTTCCCAAAATTGAGCGAATATAGGTTGGTATGACATGTGTTTGTATTTATGTTGTAAAATATCCAAAATAGGACTACAAAATTAGTATTTGTTGACTGAAGAATTGGTTTTAGTTAAAGATTATTTCGTTAAAAACCGTTTTAAAATAAAAAGAGAACCTGATTGGCTCTCTTTTATTATTTATTTTCCTGTAAAAACAGCTTTTCTTTTCTCGAGAAATGCAGTTGTTCCTTCTTTAAAATCCTCTGTTCCAAAACATTTTCCGAAGGATTTTATTTCGGTTTTATAACCGTTTTTACCTTCCTTGAAATTAGCATTAACTGATTTTATTGCTTTGCTAATCGCGTTGGGCGAGTTTTTCACTATTTTTTGTGCAATTCCATTGCAAAATTCTAGCAGCTCTGTTTGCGGTACTACATGATTTACAAGTCCTGTTCTATAGGCCTCATCTGCAGTAATCATTCCTGCTGTCATAATCATTTCCATTGCACGTCCTTTCCCAATTAATTGAGGCAAACGCTGCGTTCCTCCATAACCAGGAATAACACCCAGAGAGGCTTCTGGCAACCCCATTTTAGCATTATCTGATGCCACTCTAATATGACAAGCCATAGCTAATTCTAATCCGCCCCCTAACGCAAATCCGTTTATGGCTGCGATTACAGGTTTATTAAGGTTTTCGATAAAATCAAATAATTTTTCTTGTCCTTCTGCAGCTAACTTCGTTCCTTCATCAACTGAAAAATGAGCAAACTCAGAGATATCCGCACCAGCAACAAATGCTTTTTCGCCTGATCCGGTCAATATGATTACTTGAACTTCCTTGTTTTTATTCAATGTTTTGAATGCTTTATGCAGCTCGCTAATAGTTG carries:
- a CDS encoding HD domain-containing protein; translated protein: MIKTDLIGKTIVFVKAKLANAEAGHDWFHVERVYRNAILISKNEVCNTAIVQLGALLHDIADSKFHDGDETVGPKMAREFLESQEVDEATIAHVINIIENISFKGGNFEKSFSSKELDIVQDADRLDAIGAIGIARMFNYGGFKNRVIYDPKIAPKNKMTKEEYKKNNSPTINHFYEKLFLLKDKMNTETGKEIAKERHRYMEGFLSQFYAEWEGEK
- a CDS encoding enoyl-CoA hydratase/isomerase family protein, giving the protein MNYENIVIHIENNSATVTINRPSKLNALNVATISELHKAFKTLNKNKEVQVIILTGSGEKAFVAGADISEFAHFSVDEGTKLAAEGQEKLFDFIENLNKPVIAAINGFALGGGLELAMACHIRVASDNAKMGLPEASLGVIPGYGGTQRLPQLIGKGRAMEMIMTAGMITADEAYRTGLVNHVVPQTELLEFCNGIAQKIVKNSPNAISKAIKSVNANFKEGKNGYKTEIKSFGKCFGTEDFKEGTTAFLEKRKAVFTGK